In the Aneurinibacillus soli genome, one interval contains:
- a CDS encoding trimeric intracellular cation channel family protein, giving the protein MTWDILNVIGTIAFALSGAVVAMEEEYDIYGVFVLGMATAFGGGVLRNIFIGIPVPTLWEQGPLLWTATIAMAVCFCLPVALIRYWKRWEQLLDAIGLAAFAVQGALYATQLGRPLSAVVVAAVMTGIGGGMIRDVLAGRRPMVLRDEIYALWAILAGLLIGTGMIAHSNPIQLYGLCAFITIMRMFSVFYKWRLPRRGLQKGLV; this is encoded by the coding sequence ATGACATGGGATATCCTGAACGTGATTGGGACAATTGCGTTCGCATTGAGTGGTGCAGTCGTAGCAATGGAGGAGGAATATGATATATATGGAGTATTCGTCCTTGGAATGGCCACCGCGTTTGGTGGCGGAGTGCTGCGCAATATTTTTATTGGCATTCCGGTTCCGACCTTATGGGAGCAGGGACCACTTCTATGGACGGCAACGATTGCGATGGCAGTTTGCTTCTGCCTGCCCGTTGCGCTGATTCGATACTGGAAGCGTTGGGAGCAGTTGCTTGATGCGATTGGATTGGCAGCATTTGCTGTACAGGGGGCGTTGTATGCAACGCAGCTAGGTCGCCCGCTGAGCGCGGTTGTTGTAGCGGCGGTTATGACCGGAATCGGTGGCGGTATGATTCGCGATGTGCTGGCTGGACGTAGGCCAATGGTGCTGCGCGACGAGATTTATGCGCTGTGGGCGATTCTGGCCGGACTTTTGATCGGAACGGGCATGATCGCTCATTCAAATCCAATACAGTTGTATGGTTTGTGCGCGTTTATTACGATTATGCGCATGTTTTCTGTCTT
- the sstT gene encoding serine/threonine transporter SstT, giving the protein MKSILKKWGQLGLVKQIIVGLIIGIILAVTIPGAAKPVVILGTLFVGALKAIAPVLVLFLVMSAIAQHKSGHQTNMKSIIFLYLLGTFLAGLIAVIMSFIFPVSLTLAKGAEGVTAPGGVVEVLKTLLLNVVDNPVKAIYNANYIGILAWGVLLGLALRNAPDTTKTMISNFSDAVSKMVTWVIKFAPLGIMGLVFDSITTNGIESLLGYGKLLAVLLGCMFFVALVVNPIIVFVAIRQNPFPLVFKCLKESGITAFFTRSSAANIPVNMRLCENLGLDKDSYSVSIPLGATINMAGAAVTISVLTLAAVHTLGIHVDIPTAIILSVLSAICACGASGVAGGSLLLIPLACSLFGIPADIAMQVVGVGFIIGVLQDSCETALNSSTDVLFTAAAEFKEWRKEGKKININKAA; this is encoded by the coding sequence ATGAAAAGTATACTGAAAAAGTGGGGTCAATTGGGTCTGGTAAAACAAATAATTGTAGGTTTGATTATTGGTATTATCCTGGCTGTAACGATCCCCGGAGCAGCAAAACCTGTTGTAATTTTAGGCACTTTATTTGTAGGTGCTTTGAAAGCAATCGCACCTGTGTTGGTACTCTTCTTGGTTATGTCAGCCATCGCTCAACATAAGAGTGGACACCAAACGAATATGAAATCCATTATCTTCCTATATCTTTTAGGAACCTTTTTAGCTGGATTAATCGCCGTTATTATGAGTTTTATTTTTCCTGTAAGCTTAACACTTGCAAAGGGTGCTGAGGGTGTGACGGCTCCTGGCGGTGTTGTAGAGGTTCTCAAAACATTACTGCTAAACGTTGTTGATAACCCGGTTAAGGCCATTTATAATGCGAACTATATCGGTATTTTAGCTTGGGGGGTACTCCTTGGTTTGGCTTTACGAAATGCCCCTGATACGACAAAAACGATGATTTCTAATTTTTCAGATGCTGTATCTAAAATGGTTACATGGGTGATTAAGTTTGCACCATTAGGAATCATGGGCCTAGTATTTGATTCTATTACTACAAATGGAATTGAGTCGTTACTAGGCTATGGAAAATTACTTGCCGTTTTGCTTGGTTGTATGTTCTTCGTGGCGCTTGTTGTCAATCCAATCATTGTGTTCGTAGCTATACGTCAAAATCCTTTCCCGCTTGTTTTTAAGTGCTTAAAGGAAAGCGGTATTACAGCATTCTTTACACGTAGCTCAGCTGCAAATATTCCTGTAAATATGAGATTATGTGAAAATCTAGGTTTGGATAAGGATAGTTATTCCGTATCCATTCCATTAGGCGCAACCATTAATATGGCCGGTGCCGCTGTTACGATTTCTGTTTTGACACTTGCGGCGGTTCATACACTTGGTATTCACGTGGACATTCCTACAGCAATCATCCTCAGCGTACTATCAGCTATATGTGCTTGTGGTGCTTCAGGGGTTGCTGGTGGATCCTTGTTACTGATTCCTCTAGCATGCAGTTTATTTGGCATCCCAGCTGATATTGCTATGCAGGTAGTTGGAGTAGGCTTTATCATCGGTGTTTTACAAGATTCTTGTGAAACAGCACTTAATTCATCCACAGACGTACTTTTCACAGCAGCAGCTGAATTTAAAGAGTGGCGTAAAGAAGGAAAAAAAATAAATATCAACAAAGCAGCATAA
- a CDS encoding serine hydroxymethyltransferase codes for MKYLEQQDKAVANAIRQELTRQRDKIELIASENFVSRAVMEATGTVLTNKYAEGYPGRRYYGGCEYVDMIEEFAIHRVKELFGAEHVNVQPHSGAQANMAVYFASVKPGDTILGMNLSHGGHLTHGSPVNFSGRLYNFVPYGVDEQTGRIDFDQVRKLAHKHLPHMIVAGASAYPRTIEFELFAQIAAEVGAIFFVDMAHIAGIVAAGLHPNPVPHAHFVTTTTHKTLRGPRGGVIMCRKPWEQAIDKAIFPGSQGGPLMHVIAAKAVALGEALQPDFKTYMKKTLENANVLAEALMSEGLTVVSGGTDNHIVLVDLRPIGLTGKEAETILDEVGITANKNAIPHDTASPLVTSGIRFGTPAMTSRGLGPKEMKEIAQLIGLAFKNPRSSTVKDQILGSVREITSQFPLYRGLY; via the coding sequence ATGAAATATTTGGAACAACAAGACAAAGCAGTGGCCAACGCTATTCGGCAAGAACTTACACGGCAGCGGGATAAAATAGAACTGATTGCATCGGAGAATTTTGTAAGCCGGGCTGTCATGGAAGCTACAGGTACGGTACTGACCAACAAATATGCTGAAGGGTATCCGGGAAGAAGATATTATGGTGGATGTGAGTATGTCGATATGATCGAGGAGTTTGCCATTCACCGTGTCAAAGAGCTTTTTGGTGCTGAACATGTCAATGTGCAGCCTCACTCCGGCGCGCAGGCGAATATGGCGGTCTATTTTGCTTCAGTCAAGCCTGGTGACACGATTCTGGGCATGAATTTATCACATGGTGGCCATCTTACACACGGGAGTCCGGTGAATTTTTCCGGAAGACTTTACAATTTTGTGCCTTATGGTGTCGATGAACAAACGGGGCGCATTGACTTTGATCAAGTGCGAAAGCTCGCTCATAAGCATCTTCCGCACATGATCGTTGCTGGCGCCAGCGCCTATCCACGAACGATCGAATTTGAGTTGTTCGCCCAAATTGCGGCCGAAGTTGGGGCCATTTTCTTTGTGGATATGGCACATATTGCAGGAATTGTCGCGGCAGGTTTGCATCCTAACCCGGTGCCGCACGCGCACTTTGTTACGACGACAACGCATAAAACGTTGCGAGGACCAAGAGGCGGTGTCATCATGTGCCGTAAACCATGGGAGCAAGCCATTGATAAAGCAATATTCCCTGGGTCACAAGGCGGCCCGCTTATGCATGTCATCGCGGCAAAAGCGGTTGCGCTAGGCGAGGCATTGCAACCGGATTTCAAAACGTATATGAAAAAAACTCTTGAAAATGCTAACGTATTGGCGGAAGCACTAATGAGTGAAGGGTTAACCGTTGTATCGGGAGGAACAGATAATCATATTGTATTGGTTGATTTGCGCCCGATTGGACTTACGGGCAAAGAAGCTGAAACAATACTCGATGAAGTGGGGATTACGGCTAATAAAAACGCTATTCCTCATGATACGGCAAGCCCGTTAGTAACGAGTGGCATTCGCTTCGGGACTCCTGCTATGACATCTAGAGGATTAGGACCTAAGGAAATGAAAGAAATTGCCCAGCTTATTGGACTTGCCTTTAAAAATCCCCGGAGTTCGACGGTTAAAGATCAAATATTGGGAAGTGTACGTGAGATTACGTCCCAATTTCCTTTATATAGAGGGCTTTACTAG
- the pdxR gene encoding MocR-like pyridoxine biosynthesis transcription factor PdxR: protein MLKVNRDDKRPIWQQLLDQAIHNITTRKWPPGELLLPSRELALLIGVSRSTIQIVYEELFSRGYTVTSRRGGTRVSEGTYTTRPAEDATTQGLVPPELPLLNAAVGHLHSWFGDKENRKVEIDFSPHEPYLDERFQKNWRQSFLQASTKTDLDSWAYGDAYGFLPLRKQIQRYLSLERGLHVSIDQIILTSGAQHSLDLIAQALLHEGETVSVEDPGFPAAWMAMKYRRMQVVPVPVDEHGLCVDRIHPQSKLVFVTPSHQCAVGVIMSEPRRQQLLHMAAEQRFWIVEDDYDSEFRYRGDPLPTLFSQRPQNTLYMMSFSKMVAPGIRISAIIGPKEAIRQLAHVHELTYRHLPIMEQLTLTHFIEHGHFMRHMRRVRNVYRRRHEAMTKAIIMTGLSEHFTLSGVETGLHMLLEADKSFDEEAVTHLALEKGIRVYPLSTYCLESDRKGWVLGFAKVDETAIEEGIYRLAGMLL, encoded by the coding sequence ATGCTAAAAGTAAACCGAGATGACAAACGTCCCATCTGGCAGCAACTTCTGGACCAAGCGATCCATAATATTACAACCAGAAAATGGCCGCCAGGCGAATTGCTGCTCCCATCCCGCGAACTCGCTCTATTGATTGGTGTTTCCCGTTCAACCATACAGATTGTTTACGAGGAGCTATTCAGCCGCGGGTACACCGTAACCTCTCGTCGCGGCGGGACAAGAGTTAGCGAAGGGACATATACGACTCGTCCTGCAGAGGATGCTACGACCCAAGGACTTGTCCCCCCCGAATTGCCTTTATTAAACGCTGCAGTCGGTCATTTGCACAGTTGGTTCGGAGACAAAGAAAATCGAAAAGTAGAGATCGACTTCAGTCCCCATGAGCCTTATTTGGACGAACGTTTTCAAAAAAATTGGAGACAATCGTTTTTACAGGCCTCCACAAAAACAGACCTGGACAGCTGGGCTTACGGCGATGCCTATGGATTCCTGCCGCTACGAAAACAGATTCAACGTTATTTGTCACTTGAACGGGGTCTTCATGTGAGTATCGATCAAATCATATTAACCTCAGGCGCACAACATAGCCTTGATTTGATCGCCCAGGCCCTTTTACATGAAGGAGAAACGGTTTCGGTTGAAGATCCTGGCTTCCCTGCTGCCTGGATGGCGATGAAGTATCGGCGTATGCAAGTTGTTCCTGTTCCGGTCGACGAGCACGGGCTATGCGTAGACCGCATTCACCCTCAATCCAAACTTGTGTTTGTTACGCCATCGCACCAGTGTGCGGTTGGAGTTATTATGTCGGAACCTCGCAGGCAACAATTGTTACACATGGCTGCCGAGCAGCGGTTCTGGATTGTTGAGGATGATTACGACAGCGAATTTCGATATCGCGGTGACCCACTTCCAACCTTGTTCAGTCAGCGACCTCAGAACACGTTGTATATGATGAGTTTTTCCAAAATGGTTGCTCCTGGTATTCGGATATCAGCAATCATCGGTCCAAAAGAGGCCATTCGTCAGCTTGCCCACGTCCATGAATTAACCTATCGTCATCTTCCGATTATGGAGCAATTAACACTTACTCATTTTATCGAACACGGTCATTTCATGCGCCATATGAGACGAGTTCGAAATGTATATCGGCGCAGACACGAAGCCATGACGAAGGCGATTATCATGACAGGTCTGAGCGAACACTTCACACTAAGCGGCGTAGAAACGGGGTTGCATATGCTTCTTGAGGCTGATAAATCGTTTGACGAAGAAGCCGTGACGCACCTAGCGCTCGAAAAAGGAATCCGTGTTTATCCGCTTAGCACATATTGTTTGGAAAGCGATCGAAAAGGATGGGTACTGGGTTTTGCTAAAGTAGATGAAACTGCCATTGAAGAAGGCATTTATCGTCTGGCGGGGATGCTTTTATAA
- a CDS encoding aspartate aminotransferase family protein yields the protein MKGNKATLWDDEGKSYLDFMTGLAVCNLGHVPERVKMRIQEQLEQVWHVSNLFHIPTQEELAEKLVTISCADLVFFCNSGAEANEAAIKCARRYHQRVLENERYEIIAFEQSFHGRTLATLTATGQEKVKDGCLPLPEGFVHARFNDIQSVRSRITQKTAAIMLELVQGESGVHLAEPKFVLDLATLCKEKGILLIVDEVQTGMGRTGSMFAYEHYGIEPDIITLAKGLASGLPIGAMMGKEKLRDAFSAGSHASTFGGSPLPTAAGLATIEMLMEDGLFERAKKAGAYALDKLGNDLKTYPVIRAVRGLGLLIGIEFTEPVAPIIQKLHQNGLLVLPGGTHVIRFMPSLYVTNDEIDQAIDILGHVLRELDGSTN from the coding sequence GTGAAAGGAAATAAAGCGACACTGTGGGATGATGAAGGGAAATCGTATTTGGACTTTATGACTGGTCTCGCCGTTTGTAATCTGGGTCACGTCCCAGAAAGGGTAAAGATGCGAATTCAGGAACAACTGGAGCAAGTATGGCATGTATCCAATTTGTTTCATATCCCGACGCAGGAAGAGCTTGCGGAAAAACTTGTGACAATCAGCTGTGCTGATCTCGTTTTTTTCTGTAATAGCGGCGCCGAAGCAAACGAAGCAGCCATCAAATGTGCTCGCAGGTATCACCAACGTGTGCTGGAGAATGAACGATACGAGATCATTGCGTTTGAACAATCGTTCCATGGTCGTACACTCGCTACCTTGACAGCTACGGGACAAGAGAAGGTCAAGGATGGCTGTCTTCCACTTCCGGAAGGATTTGTGCATGCGCGCTTTAATGATATTCAGAGTGTAAGAAGCAGGATCACGCAGAAAACAGCTGCTATCATGCTGGAGCTGGTGCAGGGAGAGAGCGGTGTTCATCTTGCCGAACCAAAATTCGTGCTTGATCTAGCTACGTTATGCAAGGAAAAAGGAATTCTCCTGATCGTCGATGAAGTACAGACCGGAATGGGAAGAACAGGGAGCATGTTTGCCTATGAGCATTATGGAATCGAACCGGATATCATCACGCTGGCGAAGGGGTTGGCTAGCGGTTTGCCAATCGGGGCCATGATGGGAAAGGAAAAGCTTAGGGATGCCTTTTCAGCCGGTAGCCATGCTTCCACGTTTGGCGGTTCACCTCTTCCCACGGCAGCCGGGCTTGCGACCATTGAAATGTTGATGGAGGACGGATTGTTTGAACGAGCAAAAAAAGCGGGGGCGTATGCCCTAGACAAGCTGGGAAATGATTTAAAAACTTATCCTGTCATTCGTGCCGTTCGAGGGTTAGGACTGCTCATTGGCATTGAGTTTACGGAACCTGTTGCGCCAATTATTCAGAAATTACATCAGAACGGACTGCTTGTCTTGCCGGGAGGAACCCACGTCATCCGGTTTATGCCAAGCTTATACGTAACCAACGATGAAATAGATCAGGCGATCGACATACTAGGTCATGTGCTGAGGGAACTGGATGGCAGCACGAATTGA
- a CDS encoding YggS family pyridoxal phosphate-dependent enzyme, which yields MGQLVEENLKTVRQQMELACQASGRKIEDVKLLLATKTVRLEKLQMAIQAGETLFGENKAQELRDKFPLMQQYNQVEWHFIGHLQTNKVKDVVKYVTLIHSVDRLKLGQALHHQLTKENKTMDILVQINTSYEESKFGASPETALELVEQLSQFATLNVKGLMTIGKLNATNDETRHCFRLLKCIQTQIREKKFPRVEMDILSMGMSGDFKVAIEEGATIIRVGTSVFGQRYLPDSYYWNENARQDD from the coding sequence ATGGGCCAGCTAGTCGAAGAGAATCTCAAAACCGTGAGACAGCAGATGGAATTGGCTTGCCAAGCCTCAGGGCGAAAGATAGAGGACGTAAAATTATTGTTGGCGACCAAAACCGTACGGCTCGAAAAATTACAAATGGCTATACAAGCGGGTGAGACTCTATTTGGGGAAAACAAAGCGCAAGAACTGCGGGACAAGTTTCCACTTATGCAGCAATATAATCAAGTGGAATGGCATTTTATCGGACATCTGCAAACGAATAAAGTGAAGGACGTTGTCAAATATGTTACGCTCATTCATTCTGTGGATCGTTTGAAGTTGGGGCAGGCTCTGCACCATCAGCTCACCAAAGAGAACAAGACCATGGATATTCTGGTACAAATCAACACGTCCTACGAAGAAAGTAAATTTGGTGCTTCTCCGGAAACGGCACTGGAGTTGGTGGAACAATTGTCCCAGTTCGCAACGTTAAACGTGAAAGGCTTAATGACGATTGGAAAACTGAATGCTACAAACGACGAGACCCGGCACTGCTTCCGATTATTAAAATGTATTCAAACACAGATTCGAGAGAAAAAGTTTCCGCGTGTAGAAATGGATATCCTCTCGATGGGCATGTCCGGTGATTTCAAGGTGGCCATCGAAGAAGGAGCTACCATCATCCGCGTAGGGACAAGTGTATTTGGCCAACGTTACTTGCCGGACAGCTATTACTGGAATGAAAACGCGCGCCAGGACGATTAG
- a CDS encoding pyridoxamine 5'-phosphate oxidase family protein, with amino-acid sequence MDGVRYKIREVLDKSKIETFLQRARIGHLGMVDGHLPYVVPLNFVWTNGKLYFHGATDGRRNQVMGANPEVCFTVCEEYGTITDPVPAKTDTAYMSVMIFGKAQPIVDLDEATHMLQEMIYKYVPGYYNRPLPQQHVDKYRSAVFGGPVQVYRIDPHHITAKENQIEEEKMFKPGKTV; translated from the coding sequence ATGGATGGAGTGCGTTACAAGATAAGAGAAGTGTTGGACAAGAGCAAGATTGAGACATTTCTGCAGCGAGCTCGAATTGGACATCTTGGAATGGTCGATGGTCATCTGCCGTATGTTGTTCCGCTCAATTTTGTTTGGACAAATGGAAAGCTTTATTTCCATGGAGCCACTGATGGGAGACGAAATCAGGTTATGGGTGCGAATCCGGAGGTCTGCTTTACGGTTTGTGAAGAATATGGAACTATTACTGATCCGGTTCCAGCCAAGACGGACACGGCGTATATGAGTGTAATGATTTTTGGCAAGGCACAGCCCATTGTCGATCTGGATGAAGCTACACACATGTTGCAAGAAATGATTTATAAGTATGTCCCTGGTTACTATAATCGGCCGTTACCTCAGCAGCACGTAGATAAATACCGATCAGCAGTATTCGGTGGTCCGGTTCAGGTGTACCGAATTGATCCGCATCATATCACCGCGAAAGAAAATCAGATTGAAGAAGAAAAAATGTTCAAACCTGGAAAAACTGTGTAA
- a CDS encoding transposase, producing MSQVPYSIFKGLFSTLLSRCNRRIRRSTSFPKELLLIDSTTMTVGESRLPWAPYHGKRSGVKLYVALLEASKMPYDVVETTGLRYGIPMMESFLNPNFIMVADRAYFQVKRLDSFVRHHQPFVIRMKNAGVLKSFFAGLNSTTSKCSRH from the coding sequence ATGAGCCAGGTCCCTTATTCGATTTTCAAAGGGCTTTTTAGCACGCTTCTTTCACGCTGCAATCGTCGTATTCGTCGTTCTACCTCATTTCCAAAAGAACTGTTGCTCATTGATTCTACGACAATGACGGTAGGAGAATCTCGACTTCCCTGGGCTCCGTATCACGGAAAACGGTCCGGTGTAAAACTATATGTCGCTCTTTTGGAGGCATCAAAGATGCCGTATGACGTAGTGGAAACCACAGGGTTACGCTATGGCATCCCGATGATGGAAAGCTTTTTGAATCCAAATTTTATTATGGTGGCAGACCGTGCTTATTTTCAGGTCAAGCGCCTTGATTCATTCGTTAGGCATCATCAACCGTTTGTGATTCGTATGAAAAACGCTGGGGTATTGAAGTCTTTTTTCGCTGGGTTAAACAGCACGACAAGCAAGTGCTCACGTCATTGA
- a CDS encoding tetratricopeptide repeat protein, whose product MKKLWGDTNPKTQWSKQYRSVLIAMLSCTFIFSPSVGSATIIPSDNIQDNYYIDAETNAELFDINLKAAEQGNVNAQFLVGEAYYNGWGVQKDTKKAFQWYLKAATQGYADAQYAVAYSYEKGLGVSQDYKQAFGWFLKAAEQGNSHAQNTVGYFYVKGMGTPKDYKKAMQWFMKAANEENAYAQYNIGLLYFHGYGVPKDYKKAMEWFMKAAEQEDEATQYNIGVLYESGWGVRKDYKKAMEWYQKAAEQEYDKAQYSIGTLYENGWGVAKNSKKAIEWYQKAAKQGNQDAQVRIKALQKK is encoded by the coding sequence ATGAAAAAGTTATGGGGAGATACGAACCCTAAAACTCAATGGTCAAAACAGTATCGTTCTGTTCTGATTGCTATGCTTTCATGTACTTTTATTTTCTCTCCATCTGTTGGTAGTGCAACCATAATACCAAGCGATAACATTCAAGATAATTACTATATAGATGCAGAGACTAATGCTGAATTATTCGACATAAACCTAAAAGCAGCTGAACAAGGAAATGTTAACGCTCAGTTTCTAGTGGGAGAGGCATATTATAATGGATGGGGAGTCCAGAAAGATACTAAAAAAGCATTTCAATGGTATCTGAAAGCAGCTACACAAGGTTATGCAGATGCGCAGTATGCAGTTGCCTATTCGTACGAAAAAGGTTTAGGGGTCTCCCAAGATTATAAGCAAGCTTTTGGATGGTTTTTAAAAGCTGCTGAACAAGGAAATTCTCATGCTCAAAATACTGTTGGGTATTTTTATGTAAAAGGGATGGGCACTCCTAAGGATTATAAAAAAGCGATGCAATGGTTCATGAAAGCAGCTAACGAGGAAAATGCATATGCACAATATAATATTGGTCTTTTATATTTTCATGGATATGGTGTTCCTAAAGATTACAAGAAAGCAATGGAATGGTTCATGAAGGCTGCTGAACAAGAAGATGAGGCTACACAATACAATATAGGTGTTTTATATGAAAGCGGATGGGGAGTTCGCAAAGACTATAAAAAAGCAATGGAATGGTACCAGAAAGCTGCTGAACAAGAATACGATAAAGCTCAATATAGTATAGGTACCTTATATGAAAATGGATGGGGAGTTGCTAAAAACTCTAAGAAAGCCATAGAATGGTATCAAAAAGCTGCTAAACAAGGTAATCAGGATGCACAGGTCCGGATTAAAGCTCTACAAAAAAAATAA
- the glnA gene encoding type I glutamate--ammonia ligase encodes MAKYTKDDIYRLVEEENVKYIRLQFTDLLGTIKNVEIPSSQLEKALDNKMMFDGSSIEGFVRIEESDMYLYPDVDTFVVFPWITEGGKVARFICDVFTPDGKPFMGDPRQVLKASLKKAGELGYDQFNIGPEPEFFLFKLDEKGQPTTELNDQGGYFDFAPLDLGENCRRDIVLTLEQMGFHMEASHHEVAPGQHEIDFKYADAVEAADQIQTFKLVVKTIARKHGLHATFMPKPLFGINGSGMHCNLSLFAKGKNVFEDASTELGLSETAMHFLAGIIKHARGFAAITNPTVNSYKRLVPGYEAPCYVAWSAKNRSPLVRIPASRGLSTRIEVRNPDPAANPYLALAVLLASGLDGVENKLPAPASVDRNIYVMNEAEREEAGIASLPATLKEAIQELLKDEVVCAAIGEHALEHFVEAKEIEWDMFRTTVHTWEREQYMNY; translated from the coding sequence ATGGCAAAGTACACAAAAGATGACATCTATCGTTTGGTTGAGGAAGAAAATGTAAAATACATTCGTCTTCAATTCACAGATTTGCTTGGCACAATCAAGAACGTTGAGATTCCGTCAAGCCAGCTGGAAAAAGCACTGGATAACAAAATGATGTTTGACGGTTCTTCAATTGAAGGTTTCGTTCGCATTGAAGAGTCCGATATGTACCTGTATCCGGATGTCGACACATTCGTTGTATTCCCGTGGATTACAGAAGGCGGTAAAGTTGCTCGCTTTATCTGTGACGTATTCACACCAGACGGAAAGCCGTTCATGGGTGACCCACGCCAGGTTCTGAAAGCTTCCCTCAAAAAAGCTGGAGAACTCGGTTATGATCAGTTCAACATTGGGCCAGAGCCGGAATTCTTCCTCTTCAAACTGGACGAAAAAGGCCAGCCGACTACAGAACTGAACGACCAAGGTGGATATTTCGATTTCGCACCACTTGACCTCGGTGAGAATTGCCGTCGTGATATCGTACTGACGCTTGAGCAAATGGGATTCCATATGGAAGCATCCCACCACGAAGTAGCACCAGGTCAGCACGAAATCGACTTCAAATATGCGGATGCAGTAGAAGCAGCTGACCAGATCCAAACATTCAAACTCGTTGTTAAAACAATTGCACGCAAACACGGTCTGCATGCAACGTTCATGCCGAAACCGTTGTTCGGGATTAATGGTTCCGGTATGCACTGCAACCTCTCCCTCTTCGCTAAGGGTAAAAACGTATTCGAAGATGCGTCTACTGAGCTTGGTTTGAGTGAAACAGCAATGCACTTCCTGGCTGGTATTATCAAGCATGCTCGCGGATTTGCAGCGATCACGAATCCGACTGTAAACTCCTACAAGCGTCTTGTACCAGGCTATGAAGCTCCGTGCTACGTAGCATGGTCTGCGAAAAACCGCAGCCCGCTCGTTCGGATCCCGGCTTCCCGTGGTCTGAGCACTCGTATTGAAGTTCGTAATCCAGACCCGGCTGCGAATCCATACCTCGCACTGGCTGTTCTGCTTGCTTCAGGTCTTGACGGCGTAGAGAACAAACTGCCAGCTCCGGCATCAGTTGACCGTAATATCTATGTTATGAACGAAGCAGAACGTGAAGAAGCAGGCATCGCAAGTCTGCCAGCTACGCTGAAAGAAGCGATTCAAGAGCTGCTGAAAGATGAAGTAGTATGCGCAGCGATTGGCGAACATGCACTTGAGCACTTTGTAGAAGCAAAAGAAATCGAGTGGGATATGTTCCGCACAACCGTTCACACATGGGAGCGCGAGCAGTACATGAACTACTAA
- a CDS encoding MerR family transcriptional regulator gives MNDELRRNMALFPIGIVMQLTELTARQIRYYEQQELIEPARTKGNQRMFSFNDVDRLLEIKSLLEKGLNIAGIKQVLAMKSVGASDVNVIDEKTEEKRKELTDRQLREMLKQQMIIHANRPGQTPLNRGELSRFFH, from the coding sequence ATGAACGATGAGCTTCGCCGCAATATGGCTCTTTTTCCGATCGGGATCGTGATGCAGCTCACTGAGCTCACGGCCCGGCAGATTCGATATTACGAACAGCAAGAATTAATAGAGCCTGCGCGCACTAAGGGTAACCAGCGGATGTTTTCTTTCAATGACGTAGATCGCCTGCTGGAGATTAAATCCCTGCTTGAGAAAGGGCTCAACATTGCAGGCATCAAACAAGTGCTGGCGATGAAGAGCGTGGGTGCTTCTGATGTGAATGTCATCGATGAGAAGACAGAAGAGAAGCGCAAGGAACTAACTGACCGCCAATTGCGTGAGATGCTAAAGCAGCAGATGATCATACATGCGAATCGGCCCGGACAAACACCGCTTAACCGGGGGGAGCTATCTCGCTTCTTCCATTAA